ATCTTAAATGGTACACAACGAGCTATAGAGATCAGTGTAGACCACTTTCCAATGATTTTTGCTTTCTGGTAGGGCAAATTATATATCCTTGAATGATCGGGTGAAAATGGTGAAGGGACAAAAACATAATATGAAATACgcagaaatgaatatttattgatttaccaTACGTAACATGTAATATTTATGAACGTTGAAATGAAGCATTTCTGCCTTTCAGATAATTATAGCCACGACACGGAGGGGAAAATTAATCAGATCAACAGTCGGAGAGGAACCGGATCATTCTCCTTATTTCCGAAATCCCCTCCATCAGACTTCTTCTTTCTACACTAAGAACAGGATCCACCCATCGCCATTGACCAGAAAACTCGCAGCATTTCGAGGTAATCCTGATTCTGTTGAAGAGGCTGAAGAAGAAAAGCTGGAGTATCAGAAACTTGATAAACACAGTGACGTCTTCGACGAGATAGCTGAAGATTATCAAGAGGTTTCTAAGCAAAAACAATTACGCCAGAGTGCTCATGTACATGCAACTAACCTTTTCACGAGTAATGTTCCTAACCGTGAAATGAAGAAGGCAGATGCTTTTACCATGAAGGAAATTACAAAACCTATCACACAAGTAGAGAAAAAAGGAAGTGACAAGAATTCCTTATTACGAAACAAGTTTGCAGCTtcagtgaaaagtttgaaagacgAGCAAAAGCATGAGTCCTATGAAGCGAGCGTACCTGGAGATTCTGACTATGATGGTGACAGTTATTATGACTCGGATggtaatgaagataatgatgattacaACGAGCCCTTTGaccattacaaatataaaagctACGATAAGCATCATTTATTTACAGACCTGTTCAAACCTGGTTACTTAATTAAAAACCAGGGGTTGTGTCGTAGGAACAcacaacttttcattttcatcaattcAAGATCGAATCAAACAGATGTTCGGACTGCTATTCGTCAGTCTTACCTACGTCGTTTAGTCTCGCATGAAAATGTCAGTTATGCTTTCGTCATATCAATGCCAAAGAACGAAAATGACCTACAAATActggaaagagagaatgaaattcaCGGAGACTTGATTTTGATTGCAGTTGAAGAATCATACACAAATCTGACCTTAAAAACTGGCCATATTCTCCACTGGTCAAAGAAAAACTGTCCCTCCGCCACCTACATAGCGAAAGTTGATGATGATGTGTACGTGAACGTTCCAGAATTTCTGAAGGTTTTGGAAACCGAAAGAAACTTTACAATTTTGGGAAAGGTAAGTGTGTGAGATGAGGTTTAATTCTTGTGACAGAAGATTCTTGTCATTTTGCAAAAGATGTCCGAAAACCAATCAGAGTTAGAAGTTTGAGGGCATTTTGTCAACTTCGTTATTTCCAAAGGgtggaatgcctttcataataTCCAGATACTTTTATCACTCGATTTTTCACACATGTTACCTCCTTTTTAATGCAATAGTAGTTATacatttgtatttacatataccgTCAAAATATTGTTAATATACTTTACTGGGAAGTGGCtgaagtaaatagaaataaattatagaTCATCTGAAAGACGGTTTATCATGGTTATACATATTTTACAGCAGAGGATAGAAATGTGAATTTTTGGATCGTTTAAAGCCATCATGTTGACCTTTTATTGTGTTTTGCTCATTTGAACATATTACCACAAAGTAAAACTAATGAGCTGTAAAATGACATCAAAATCACCGTCCTAAGAGGAAATCGCTTTCCATAGACCAGTCAAAGAAGTTCTCAGTAAGAATAGTTCACATATGCGCatctttttgttcaaattt
The sequence above is drawn from the Macrobrachium rosenbergii isolate ZJJX-2024 chromosome 15, ASM4041242v1, whole genome shotgun sequence genome and encodes:
- the LOC136846468 gene encoding LOW QUALITY PROTEIN: uncharacterized protein (The sequence of the model RefSeq protein was modified relative to this genomic sequence to represent the inferred CDS: deleted 2 bases in 1 codon; substituted 1 base at 1 genomic stop codon), with the protein product MQCCSSFSSLIIIATTRRGKLIRSTVGEEPDHSPYFRNPLHQTSSFYTKNRIHPSPLTRKLAAFRGNPDSVEEAEEEKLEYQKLDKHSDVFDEIAEDYQEVSKQKQLRQSAHVHATNLFTSNVPNREMKKADAFTMKEITKPITQVEKKGSDKNSLLRNKFAASVKSLKDEQKHESYEASVPGDSDYDGDSYYDSDGNEDNDDYNEPFDHYKYKSYDKHHLFTDLFKPGYLIKNQGLCRRNTQLFIFINSRSNQTDVRTAIRQSYLRRLVSHENVSYAFVISMPKNENDLQILERENEIHGDLILIAVEESYTNLTLKTGHILHWSKKNCPSATYIAKVDDDVYVNVPEFLKVLETERNFTILGKVCSNCAPFTGHPYSLKEALRLFSNVVTPRHMPLVQFPPFAMGPAYVMTNDVTGWLLEGAQLLPYFSYEDVFWTSLVVEVVNEESGITFESPDVIKQVNRKKRKMKKKRKASSTSTXRKEEKSPSVHIARVDIPNWRLERKDTLETALHDGLSSVTIHGIRWQEDKSLIEALENAIKEGPVETSSSVGLDSSKVQTWERLLDRELTEHNSA